The following are encoded in a window of Armatimonas rosea genomic DNA:
- a CDS encoding PQQ-binding-like beta-propeller repeat protein, whose protein sequence is MRFGSIIVALLLLLGARSAGAQSLTAPPFVRQWTQFLGDGVSVIAGEKGTLYYKSWQEVAALDLATGGKKWSCLAGQRVGSTCLRTGTLYALVAGKDLYAIDAGTGSSRLLQHFPLEIQQLTQDPEQLYALDARGALHALSPRTGQVLWSTVLVSPLKPDTVSVVLAATRDGVYVGIDVKGKRGEELGIAPESGRVLWRRGVSFPELYSHAVIEGGVVFFGERPRRLQARTGNVVWTARGYLAAGPVLGNVWLTSRWDATQGHDLATGKRLWKSPVAYGDILSSCSDGQNLLIEAMNYSPTVQGTYCLSREGKLRWQADKPFTGAPIYADQNSIVTYDQSENRLMGYVPGALPRLPAAAAGKKAMAERQVAQFETLDAAERQQLEKLKPYSARAFLPRYLELAKHRIQNLDTYLLAFCEKENTAALLGLWKQGGGEAAERALQAKGNPDLYIPVFLQKLLTYPRKPRSEGMQSEYLLSVIAHSSHPEAVAFLLSALRDPKAPREWRTEAFQHLAGTGGAEGVAAVRAARAKSGPCKPWYERINFDKQNIVSTQQDTKGRTWMLFYSSILGYGTALFMVERRGTEWGTPLFTGIGTTGRDEFPKTFRGIPLDKLLASEWIKLFPDDPTIRKDTDGDGLTDLAEARLGTDPKKADTDGDDLRDAVDPCPLVARRPQGDTEQILAACIEAWLFAQENQADPVIVSTTDTIPFEVYSNEGQVLWEKRGNSLWRSRVGIYRIGNVFLDFKSPDGPTGQRIVYGPDRQTAQVVLLPDDGSCIMGHGTFTLKKIDGEWFVVDWQKLSATWWLR, encoded by the coding sequence ATGCGTTTTGGATCCATCATCGTCGCTCTTCTTCTGCTCTTGGGCGCTCGCTCCGCAGGCGCACAGTCCCTTACCGCCCCGCCGTTTGTGCGCCAGTGGACCCAGTTTCTGGGGGATGGTGTCTCTGTTATTGCGGGTGAGAAAGGGACGCTCTACTACAAATCTTGGCAAGAGGTTGCTGCCCTCGACCTCGCGACCGGGGGGAAGAAGTGGAGCTGCCTCGCGGGGCAACGGGTTGGCTCTACCTGCCTGCGCACGGGTACGCTCTACGCGCTGGTGGCGGGAAAGGACCTCTACGCCATCGACGCAGGTACGGGAAGCTCCCGGCTCCTCCAGCACTTTCCGCTGGAAATCCAGCAGCTAACCCAAGACCCAGAGCAGCTCTATGCACTCGATGCGCGTGGGGCACTCCATGCGCTCTCGCCGCGCACCGGCCAGGTTCTCTGGAGCACAGTGCTCGTGTCGCCGCTAAAGCCGGATACCGTCAGTGTCGTGCTGGCGGCCACGCGCGATGGGGTCTATGTGGGAATTGATGTGAAGGGGAAACGGGGAGAGGAGCTCGGGATTGCCCCCGAGAGTGGCAGGGTTCTCTGGCGACGCGGGGTATCTTTTCCAGAGCTCTATAGCCACGCCGTTATTGAGGGGGGTGTGGTGTTCTTTGGGGAAAGGCCGCGTCGCCTCCAGGCACGCACCGGCAACGTGGTCTGGACCGCCCGAGGCTACTTGGCTGCGGGGCCGGTGCTTGGCAATGTCTGGCTGACGAGCAGGTGGGACGCCACACAGGGCCACGATCTTGCGACCGGCAAGCGGCTCTGGAAGAGCCCGGTTGCCTACGGCGATATCCTCAGTAGCTGTAGCGATGGGCAGAACCTACTCATCGAGGCCATGAACTACTCTCCGACAGTACAGGGCACCTACTGCCTCTCGCGGGAAGGCAAGCTACGCTGGCAAGCCGACAAGCCCTTCACCGGAGCCCCGATCTACGCCGACCAGAACTCTATCGTCACCTACGACCAGAGTGAGAACCGCCTCATGGGCTACGTCCCCGGTGCGCTCCCCCGGCTTCCGGCAGCTGCAGCAGGGAAAAAAGCAATGGCGGAGCGGCAGGTTGCCCAGTTTGAGACCCTGGATGCAGCCGAGCGCCAGCAGCTAGAGAAGCTCAAACCCTACAGTGCTCGGGCGTTTCTGCCCCGGTACTTGGAGCTGGCAAAGCATCGCATCCAAAACCTAGATACCTACCTGCTCGCGTTCTGCGAAAAAGAGAATACCGCGGCACTCTTAGGGTTGTGGAAACAGGGCGGTGGGGAGGCCGCCGAGCGTGCCTTGCAAGCCAAGGGGAACCCGGATCTCTACATCCCCGTCTTCCTCCAGAAGCTCCTCACGTACCCTCGGAAGCCCCGGTCGGAGGGGATGCAAAGCGAGTATCTGCTCTCTGTTATTGCGCACTCATCGCACCCAGAAGCAGTGGCCTTTCTGCTCAGCGCCCTGCGCGATCCCAAAGCCCCGCGAGAGTGGCGTACCGAGGCATTTCAGCATCTGGCAGGTACGGGTGGAGCCGAGGGGGTCGCTGCCGTACGAGCCGCACGGGCCAAGTCCGGCCCTTGCAAGCCCTGGTACGAGCGCATCAACTTCGATAAGCAGAACATCGTCAGCACTCAGCAAGACACCAAGGGGCGCACCTGGATGCTGTTCTACAGCAGTATCCTGGGCTACGGCACGGCCTTGTTTATGGTCGAAAGGCGCGGCACCGAGTGGGGCACTCCGCTTTTTACCGGAATCGGGACGACGGGGCGCGACGAGTTTCCTAAGACCTTCCGTGGGATTCCCCTCGACAAACTCCTGGCGTCCGAGTGGATCAAGCTCTTCCCAGACGATCCTACGATTCGCAAGGACACGGATGGCGATGGGCTCACGGACTTAGCCGAAGCGCGTCTGGGGACCGATCCTAAGAAAGCCGATACCGATGGCGATGACCTCCGTGATGCGGTCGATCCCTGCCCGCTCGTCGCGCGGCGTCCGCAGGGCGACACCGAGCAGATCCTCGCTGCCTGCATCGAGGCGTGGCTTTTCGCCCAGGAGAACCAGGCAGACCCCGTGATTGTCTCCACGACGGACACGATCCCCTTCGAGGTCTACAGCAACGAGGGGCAAGTGCTGTGGGAAAAACGGGGGAACTCTCTCTGGCGCTCGCGCGTGGGGATCTACCGGATAGGCAACGTCTTCCTCGACTTTAAATCCCCGGATGGCCCCACGGGGCAACGCATCGTTTATGGGCCCGACCGCCAAACTGCACAGGTTGTCCTCTTGCCCGACGATGGCAGCTGCATCATGGGCCATGGTACGTTCACCCTCAAGAAAATCGACGGCGAGTGGTTCGTCGTGGACTGGCAAAAGCTCTCTGCGACGTGGTGGTTACGCTAA